The following are from one region of the Lepeophtheirus salmonis chromosome 8, UVic_Lsal_1.4, whole genome shotgun sequence genome:
- the LOC121122927 gene encoding chromatin accessibility complex protein 1: MTRNLDVKNTNLPLTRVRRIMKSSPDVGNISRETLYLITKATEKFISFLANDSLCNGPNKSQIEYEDLVNTVQNQRSLEFLRFILPKKMKFSEYLDMLGREGSPEKVEEFI, encoded by the exons ATGACAAGGAATTTGGATGTGAAGAATACGAATCTCCCTCTCACCCGTGTTCGTAGAATCATGAAGTCATCTCCTGATGTTGGTAACATAAGTCGAGAAACCCTTTATCTTATAACAAAAGCAACG gAAAAATTTATCTCATTCCTGGCAAATGATTCACTTTGTAATGGTCCTAACAAAAGTCAGATAGAGTACGAGGATCTAGTGAATACAGTTCAAAATCAGAGATCCCTTGAGTTCCTACGTTTTATCTTACctaaaaagatgaaattttcCGAGTATTTGGACATGTTGGGAAGAGAAGGAAGTCCAGAGAAAGTGGAAGAGTTTATTTAG